One Coregonus clupeaformis isolate EN_2021a chromosome 21, ASM2061545v1, whole genome shotgun sequence DNA window includes the following coding sequences:
- the LOC121535486 gene encoding E3 ubiquitin-protein ligase RNF126: MFPLGCLVENQKMAEAPPRPCRFFCHRCSAEINPRLPDYTCPRCESGFIEALSVERSTENGSTSTASTSDQTRPTFESMDHQHMFTFPPGYGQFALGILGENFDLRAGLPAEDNRETENRREREIASRQRYSARQPQGRHMQRRPGQRYEGVPTLEGILQQLVNGIIAPTAMPNIGMGPWGMLHSNPMDYAWGANGLDSIITQLLNQFENTGPPPADRERIKSLPSIQITEEHVGSSLECSVCKEDYSVGETVRQLPCNHLFHNDCIVPWLEQHDTCPVCRKSLSGQNTATDPPGLSGMNSSPSSSSSSSSSSPSNENAANNS, encoded by the exons ATGTTCCCTCTCGGTTGTCTGGTAGAGAATCAGAAGATGGCTGAAGCTCCCCCACGGCCCTGCCGGTTTTTCTGTCACCGATGTTCAGCAGAGATCAACCCTCGTCTCCCG GATTACACCTGTCCACGGTGTGAATCTGGCTTCATTGAAGCGCTATCAGTGGAGAGAAG CACTGAAAATGGGTCCACATCCACTGCCTCCACAAGCGATCAGACCCGTCCGACTTTTGAG AGTATGGACCACCAGCACATGTTTACATTTCCGCCCGGATATGGCCAGTTCGCTCTGGGGATTCTTGGCGAGAATTTCGACCTCCGAGCGGGGCTGCCGGCAGAAGATAACCGCGAGACAGAGAACCGGCGGGAACGGGAGATAGCGTCACGGCAACGGTACAGCGCCCGGCAACCACAGGGACGACACATGCAACGGCGACCGGGACAGAGATACGAGGGAGTGCCCACATTAGAGGG AATCCTCCAGCAGCTAGTGAATGGAATCATAGCACCCACAGCCATGCCGAACATTGGAATGGGACCATG GGGCATGCTACACTCAAATCCAATGGACTACGCTTGGGGTGCCAATGGACTTGATTCTATCATTACCCAG TTATTGAATCAGTTTGAGAACACGGGTCCTCCTCCTGCTgatagagagaggataaagagCCTGCCCAGCATCCAGATCACAGAGGAACATGTGG GTTCCAGTTTAGAATGTTCCGTGTGCAAGGAAGACTACAGTGTAGGGGAGACTGTCAGGCAACTTCCGTGCAATCACCTGTTTCACAATGACTGTATAGTACCATGGCTGGAACAG CACGACACATGTCCAGTGTGCAGAAAGAGCCTCAGTGGACAGAACACAGCCACGGACCCCCCGGGACTTTCAGGAATgaactcctccccttcctcctcctcgtcaTCCTCCTCCAGCTCCCCAAGTAATGAGAACGCTGCCAATAACTCCTAG
- the LOC121534478 gene encoding SURP and G-patch domain-containing protein 1, producing the protein MESGDTGRGGWNNKFRPAQKNRMSVNILRQEELIAQKKREIEAKMAEQAKKKSLQTPNKPLPPSLQGHSSNNNKYVNDGSFLQQFMKLQKDKPSSDSGSSSDTKAPSSSTPSPSSGVSQPQMKSILIGKRPGLGISSMLNQFKNYSQSKKTPLRPQRPSIFSSPDEDDDDEEEVDDSSFLEIKVFPPEDPDTRLILDKMAAFVAEGGPELERKAKEDYRDNPVFSFLYDNNSRDYLYYRKRVAELRKDNSKHEMPSRSNVSPPVDEETQRVAEKLAMFVADGGPEVEAIAAQHNQDNPTFSFLYDLQSPAHRFYKEKVEEYRQAKNAQSPPPTIKQEPGVGLKRPAAPPLTYPPPPPPPHYPYLVGQVKLEPGLGIKQEAAGPPVVKRKRKSRWGSEDDKVDLSQQPIIIPKEEEPEPSPCLSVHELRDLGYKKGKPVGLVGVTELSDDQKKQLKEQQEMQEMFDMIMKHKRAMTEMQVMWEKAVRDHSHEYDSDEEVDQQAGTWEHRLRHMEMEKTREWAESLTDMGKGKHFIGDFLPPEELEKFMETFKALKEGRDPDYSEYKEFKLTVENLGFQMLMKMGWKEGDGLGSGGQGIKAPVHRGTTAVDGAGFGVERPAELSGQDDEYDAFRKRMMLAYRFRPNPLNNPRRPYY; encoded by the exons ATGGAGTCCGGAGATACAG GGAGAGGAGGCTGGAACAACAAGTTCCGGCCAGCCCAGAAGAACAGGATGAGTGTGAACATTCTCCGTCAGGAGGAGCTTATCGCTCAGAAGAAGCGCGAGATCGAGGCTAAGATGGCAGAGCAGGCCAAGAAAAAGAGCCTTCAGACTCCCAACAAGCCACTGCCACCAAg TTTACAGGGACACTCTTCGAACAACAACAAGTATGTGAATGACGGAAGCTTCTTACAGCAGTTTATGAAGCTTCAGAAGGACAAACCCAGCTCTGACTCTG GTTCCAGCAGTGACACCAAAGCCCCGTCGTCATCCACTCCCAGTCCGTCGTCGGGAGTGTCTCAGCCCCAGATGAAGAGCATTCTCATCGGTAAGCGCCCCGGTCTAGGGATCAGCAGCATGCTGAACCAGTTTAAGAACTACTCCCAGTCCAAGAAGACCCCACTTCGCCCCCAAAGGCCTAGCATATTCAGCTCCccagatgaagatgatgatgatgaggaggaagtTGATGATTCGAGCTTCCTAGAGATCAAAG TCTTTCCCCCAGAAGACCCAGACACACGACTTATCCTGGACAAGATGGCGGCCTTTGTGGCTGAGGGAGGGCCTGAGCTAGAGAGGAAGGCCAAGGAGGACTACAGGGACAACCCTGTTTTCTC ATTCTTGTATGATAATAACAGCCGGGACTATCTTTATTACCGAAAGAGAGTTGCTGAACTCCGAAAGGATAACTCAAAACATGAGATGCCATCACGTTCTAATG TCTCCCCCCCAGTGGACGAGGAGACCCAGAGGGTGGCTGAGAAGCTGGCCATGTTTGTGGCCGATGGTGGCCCCGAGGTGGAAGCCATCGCCGCCCAGCACAACCAGGACAACCCCACCTTCAG TTTTCTATATGACCTCCAAAGCCCCGCCCACCGTTTCTACAAGGAGAAGGTGGAGGAGTACCGCCAGGCCAAAAATGCCCAGAGCCCCCCTCCAACGATCAAGCAGGAGCCTGGGGTGGGGCTCAAGAGACCGGCCGCCCCTCCCCTGACCTATCCTCCCCCCCCTCCGCCCCCTCACTACCCCTACCTGGTGGGCCAAGTAAAGCTAGAGCCAGGTCTGGGGATAAAACAGGAAGCGGCAGGTCCCCCCGTGGtgaagagaaagaggaagagccGCTGGGGGTCGGAGGACGACAAGGTGGATCTGTCGCAGCAACCCATCATCATCCCCAAGGAGGAGGAGCCAGAGCCCAGCCCGTGTCTCTCTG ttcaTGAACTGAGGGATCTGGGCTATAAGAAGGGCAAGCCTGTGGGCCTGGTGGGAGTGACTGAGCTCTCAGACGACCAGAAGAAACAGCTCAAAGAGCAACAGGAG ATGCAGGAGATGTTTGACATGATCATGAAGCATAAGCGTGCGATGACGGAGATGCAGGTGATGTGGGAGAAGGCGGTGCGGGACCACTCCCACGAGTATGACAGTGACGAGGAGGTGGACCAGCAGGCTGGCACCTGGGAGCACCGCCTCCGTCAcatggagatggagaaaacacgtG AGTGGGCGGAGTCGCTGACTGACATGGGAAAGGGGAAGCACTTCATTGGTGACTTCCTACCTCcggaggagctggagaagtttATGGAGACCTTCAAGGCACTCAAG GAGGGCCGTGACCCAGACTACTCTGAGTATAAGGAGTTTAAGCTGACGGTGGAGAACCTTGGTTTCCAGATGCTCATGAAGATGGGCTGGAAGGAGGGCGATGGTCTCGGCTCTGGCGGACAGGGCATCAAGGCTCCGGTCCACAG GGGAACCACGGCTGTTGACGGGGCAGGGTTTGGCGTGGAACGGCCCGCTGAGCTCTCAGGACAGGACGATGAGTATGACGCTTTCAGAAAGAGGATGATGCTAGCCTACCGCTTCAGGCCTAACCCACTG AACAACCCGAGGAGGCCATACTACTGA